A region from the Chitinophaga sp. Cy-1792 genome encodes:
- a CDS encoding electron transfer flavoprotein subunit alpha/FixB family protein: MSVLIFADQAEGKIKKAAFEAISYGAKVAAQLGTTATALVLGAADAAELAALGNYGATKVLHAADARLHEVESTVYTKIVAEAAEKENAIVIIFPHNFDGKAIAPRVSARLKAGLVAGAISYPDTSNGFVVKKSVFSGKAFANVNITSDKKIISIIPNTFPVNTGTATASVEAFAPAINDADFKVKVVKKNTLSGEIPLTEAEIIVSGGRGLKGPENWGIVEDLAHALGAATASSRPVADAGWRPHHEHVGQTGLTVRPNLYIAIGISGAIQHLAGVNGSKVIVVINKDPEAPFFKAADYGIVGDAFEIVPKLTAAVKKYKGIS; encoded by the coding sequence ATGTCAGTATTAATATTCGCCGATCAGGCAGAAGGAAAAATAAAAAAAGCAGCATTTGAAGCCATATCCTATGGCGCAAAAGTAGCTGCACAATTAGGTACCACAGCAACTGCACTTGTGCTGGGCGCAGCTGATGCTGCTGAACTGGCTGCCCTGGGTAACTATGGCGCCACCAAAGTATTACATGCCGCCGATGCCCGCCTGCATGAAGTAGAAAGCACTGTGTATACTAAAATAGTAGCAGAAGCAGCAGAAAAAGAGAATGCCATTGTTATCATCTTCCCACATAATTTCGATGGCAAGGCGATCGCACCACGCGTATCAGCAAGGCTGAAAGCAGGCCTGGTGGCTGGCGCTATCTCCTACCCTGATACCAGCAATGGCTTTGTGGTAAAGAAAAGCGTGTTTTCCGGAAAAGCTTTTGCGAATGTAAACATCACTTCAGACAAGAAAATCATCTCCATTATACCTAATACATTCCCGGTAAATACCGGTACTGCAACTGCCAGCGTAGAAGCATTTGCTCCCGCTATCAATGATGCAGACTTTAAGGTAAAAGTGGTGAAGAAAAATACCCTGAGCGGAGAAATTCCGTTGACAGAGGCAGAAATCATCGTATCTGGTGGCCGTGGTCTGAAAGGACCGGAAAACTGGGGTATCGTGGAAGATCTGGCGCATGCACTCGGTGCAGCAACGGCCAGCTCCCGCCCGGTGGCAGATGCCGGCTGGCGTCCACACCACGAACACGTAGGACAAACAGGCCTGACCGTACGTCCTAACCTCTATATTGCCATCGGTATTTCCGGCGCTATCCAGCACCTGGCCGGGGTAAACGGCAGTAAGGTCATTGTCGTAATCAACAAAGATCCGGAGGCACCATTCTTCAAGGCAGCCGACTACGGCATTGTAGGCGATGCCTTTGAAATAGTACCCAAACTGACTGCCGCTGTTAAAAAATACAAAGGCATCAGCTGA
- a CDS encoding bifunctional nuclease family protein, producing the protein MRKIELEIVALSHSITQTHSYAVVLGEVNGLRRLPIVIGGFEAQAIAVALEKMQPSRPLTHDLMKNFMNAFNVELHEVVISNLQEGIFYSKLICSNNDETIEIDSRTSDALALAVRFGCPIYTFENILNSAGILLDDPAGKKTVKSSSTPTIQEHEKGAEDDLKALNLDELQTLLQEVLEQEDYIRAIAIRDEINSRKSK; encoded by the coding sequence ATGAGAAAAATAGAACTGGAAATAGTTGCTTTATCGCACAGCATTACGCAAACTCATTCATATGCCGTGGTATTGGGAGAGGTAAATGGTTTACGCCGTTTACCCATAGTTATTGGGGGCTTTGAAGCGCAAGCGATTGCCGTAGCGCTGGAGAAAATGCAACCCAGCCGTCCGCTTACCCACGATCTGATGAAAAACTTCATGAATGCCTTTAACGTCGAATTGCATGAAGTAGTGATCAGCAACCTTCAGGAAGGCATTTTTTATTCCAAGCTCATCTGTTCCAATAACGACGAAACGATAGAAATTGATTCCAGAACTTCCGATGCGCTTGCCTTAGCGGTACGTTTCGGCTGCCCTATTTATACTTTCGAAAATATCCTCAATAGTGCCGGCATCCTACTGGACGATCCGGCGGGCAAAAAGACCGTTAAATCTTCTTCCACTCCAACTATCCAGGAGCACGAAAAAGGTGCCGAAGATGACCTGAAAGCACTCAATCTGGACGAACTGCAAACGCTGTTACAGGAAGTACTTGAACAGGAGGACTATATCCGGGCCATTGCCATCCGCGATGAAATCAACAGCCGAAAAAGCAAATAA
- the ispE gene encoding 4-(cytidine 5'-diphospho)-2-C-methyl-D-erythritol kinase — protein sequence MVVFPNCKINLGLNITAKRPDGFHDLETIFYPVPVKDALEVLAAPSVRFESSGIPIPGDADSNLCLKAYYLLKQDFPEIAPVQIHLHKHIPIGAGLGGGSSDAAFVLKLMNDKLQLGLDTAALINYAAQLGSDCPFFILNEPCFATGRGEILEPVALDLSGYSMLLVYPGIHVNTGWAFRQLTPQAPKHSLKELVQLPVAEWRGKITNDFELPVFESYPVIGQIKERMYNSGAVHASMSGSGSAVLGIFPKGAVPELSWQEEYQVFSIR from the coding sequence ATGGTAGTATTTCCCAACTGCAAGATCAATCTTGGATTAAATATCACCGCAAAGCGTCCGGATGGGTTTCATGACCTGGAAACCATCTTCTACCCTGTGCCGGTAAAGGATGCACTGGAGGTACTGGCAGCGCCATCAGTCCGTTTTGAAAGCAGTGGCATCCCCATTCCCGGTGATGCAGACAGCAACCTCTGCCTGAAGGCATACTATTTGCTGAAGCAGGACTTTCCGGAGATTGCCCCTGTACAGATACATCTTCACAAACATATACCTATAGGCGCCGGCCTTGGTGGCGGCTCATCAGATGCAGCCTTCGTGCTGAAGCTGATGAATGACAAGCTGCAGCTGGGATTGGATACAGCCGCACTGATTAATTATGCCGCGCAGTTAGGTAGCGACTGTCCGTTTTTTATACTCAACGAGCCCTGTTTTGCAACTGGCCGTGGTGAAATACTGGAGCCGGTAGCGCTGGACTTGAGTGGTTACAGTATGTTGCTGGTTTATCCGGGGATACATGTCAATACCGGCTGGGCCTTCCGGCAGCTGACGCCACAGGCGCCCAAACATTCACTGAAGGAGCTGGTACAGTTACCTGTTGCTGAATGGCGGGGAAAGATTACTAATGATTTCGAGTTACCGGTATTTGAATCTTATCCGGTTATAGGTCAGATAAAAGAGCGAATGTATAACAGTGGCGCCGTTCATGCGAGTATGAGCGGCAGTGGTTCGGCTGTTTTGGGTATTTTTCCGAAGGGTGCTGTACCGGAATTGAGCTGGCAGGAAGAATACCAGGTATTTAGTATCAGGTAG
- the rpmI gene encoding 50S ribosomal protein L35, producing MPKFKTHSRAKKTFKVGGNGQIKRFKAFKSHLLTKKATKRKRSLRGSTLVNEANLNLVKRMLCMR from the coding sequence ATGCCTAAATTTAAGACACATTCCCGTGCTAAGAAAACATTCAAAGTTGGCGGGAACGGACAGATTAAGCGATTCAAGGCCTTCAAAAGTCACTTACTGACCAAAAAAGCTACTAAGAGAAAACGTAGCCTGAGAGGTAGTACGCTGGTTAACGAAGCAAACCTGAATCTCGTTAAGAGAATGCTTTGCATGCGCTAA
- a CDS encoding electron transfer flavoprotein subunit beta/FixA family protein has translation MKILVCISKTPDTTAKIAFTDNNTKFNEAGVQFIINPYDEWYALVRALELKETIGADVHLITVGGADCDPIIRKALALGGDHAYRINANSGDSFYIASQIAAHAKANQYDIVFTGKETIDFNGSGIGGMVAELLELPYVSIAAKFDLDGNKATIAREIEGGEEVCEVELPVVVSCQKGMAEARIPNMRGIMAAKTKPLTVTEPVDAPTLTSVVSFELPPAKSGVKLISPDNVEELVTLLHEEAKVI, from the coding sequence ATGAAGATTTTAGTATGTATCAGTAAGACTCCGGACACGACTGCAAAAATAGCTTTCACGGACAATAACACGAAATTCAATGAAGCTGGTGTCCAGTTTATAATTAACCCATATGATGAATGGTATGCCTTGGTGAGAGCGCTGGAGCTGAAAGAAACCATTGGTGCGGATGTACACCTGATTACTGTAGGCGGTGCAGACTGCGATCCTATTATTCGCAAGGCGCTGGCATTGGGAGGAGATCATGCCTACAGGATCAATGCGAACAGCGGAGATAGTTTTTATATTGCCTCACAGATAGCAGCACATGCAAAAGCCAACCAGTATGATATCGTATTTACCGGTAAAGAAACCATTGATTTCAATGGTTCCGGCATTGGTGGTATGGTAGCGGAACTGCTGGAATTGCCTTATGTATCTATAGCAGCAAAATTTGACCTGGATGGCAATAAAGCCACCATCGCCAGAGAGATTGAAGGTGGTGAAGAAGTATGTGAAGTAGAACTGCCGGTAGTAGTATCCTGTCAGAAAGGTATGGCAGAAGCGCGTATCCCTAATATGCGTGGTATCATGGCAGCTAAAACCAAACCATTGACAGTAACCGAACCGGTGGATGCACCAACCCTGACAAGTGTTGTCAGCTTTGAACTGCCTCCTGCCAAAAGCGGCGTAAAACTGATCAGTCCTGACAATGTAGAGGAGCTGGTTACTTTACTGCACGAAGAAGCAAAAGTGATCTAA
- the rplT gene encoding 50S ribosomal protein L20 — MPRSVNAVASRARRKRILKQAKGFYGKRKNVYTVAKNVLEKGLTYSYVGRKLKKRNYRQLWIARINAAVRAEGLTYSVFMNKLAGKGIELNRKVLADLAMNEPATFKSLVASVK; from the coding sequence ATGCCTCGTTCAGTTAATGCCGTAGCTTCAAGAGCCCGCAGAAAAAGGATCTTAAAGCAAGCCAAAGGCTTCTATGGCAAAAGGAAGAATGTTTACACCGTAGCCAAAAACGTCCTTGAAAAAGGTCTTACTTACAGCTACGTAGGTCGTAAATTAAAGAAAAGAAATTACCGTCAGCTGTGGATCGCTCGTATCAACGCTGCAGTAAGAGCAGAAGGTCTGACCTATTCTGTTTTCATGAACAAATTAGCAGGTAAAGGTATCGAACTGAACAGAAAAGTTCTGGCTGACCTGGCTATGAATGAACCAGCAACTTTCAAAAGCCTGGTTGCTTCTGTAAAGTAA